Below is a genomic region from Flammeovirgaceae bacterium SG7u.111.
CTGTTTTCCTCTTCTGCCTGTTTGAGTTCCTTGCCCTTGACCTGGTAGTTCGCTTTTAGCCCCGCTTCACCTTGGTGTTCGAATTTCTTCTTCCAGCTATAGAAAGTGCCCGTGCTTACTTTCCGCTGGCGGCAGGCTTCTAAGATGCCTATTTCTTCCGATAGCCTTAGAATCTCCAGCTTCTCTTCTAGTGTCCATTTCTTGTATTTCATGGTTCAAATCTATTGTTTTGAAGTCTAAAAGAACACTCCAACCTTATTGGGGGCTAAGATAAGTACCGTCCGCTATTTTATACTCTTTGCTTAACTCGACCGTACTTCTGCCGCTTTTAACCAATTCTACCAGGGTTTCTTTGAACTCTTTGTCGTAGTGTTTTCTTGCCATAATTCCTAAGTTTACGGACTTATAAGTTTATACCAACAAAACT
It encodes:
- a CDS encoding transposase; translated protein: MKYKKWTLEEKLEILRLSEEIGILEACRQRKVSTGTFYSWKKKFEHQGEAGLKANYQVKGKELKQAEEENRLLRKLLADREIELEVQRELLKKKFGTCDPRKI